The Pseudomonas sp. DG56-2 genome contains a region encoding:
- a CDS encoding hydantoinase B/oxoprolinase family protein, translated as MSSVDIFTLEIIQNSLQAIADEMFAAMRKAAMSPVIYEVLDMGTGITDAYGNIASSGAGIPAFVGVLDKAVRQILLEHPALGDIEDGDLFITNDPHSGGVTHLNDVVLAMPVFVDGRIVAWTANIAHWNDVGGMVPGSLSTEATEIFQEGLRLASVKLISRGKPIRSVMQILQANTRMPDFMQGDLWAAIAAARSGAARIVELSKKYGTELFLNAVDDFMALGEKVSLKALQSAPRGRFSMEEVQDDGQLFKIVVEITETQMIVDLRDNPDQAVGPTNLSRDGAVVAAQMAFKAVTSPQGVTNGGTFRPLQVLTRAGSLFDAQAPAAEGFYFENLIRVHDLILRCLARHMPERLSAGNFASVCATIIGGVHPDTGRMFTLVEPEIGGWGAEHGRDGNNAVYSGLHGETYNCPVEVCEARYGLYVERMALNDEPGGHGQYRGGQGIRIDYRVRSDATFLTCGYTRSVVAPWGLEGGADGSPNYIEVVRASGETERHAIASGVNLNAGDIVRVRTGAGGGYGNPALRSRETVIEDLKNGYVDAETARAVYGVWA; from the coding sequence ATGAGCAGCGTTGATATTTTTACCCTGGAAATCATCCAGAACTCGCTTCAGGCGATTGCCGATGAAATGTTTGCGGCAATGCGCAAGGCAGCCATGAGCCCGGTGATTTATGAGGTGCTCGACATGGGCACCGGGATTACCGACGCCTATGGCAATATCGCCAGCTCCGGCGCCGGCATCCCGGCATTCGTCGGCGTGCTCGACAAGGCAGTGCGGCAGATTCTGCTGGAGCACCCGGCACTGGGTGACATCGAAGATGGTGACCTGTTCATCACCAACGATCCGCATAGCGGTGGCGTGACGCACCTGAACGATGTGGTACTGGCGATGCCGGTTTTCGTCGACGGCCGTATCGTCGCCTGGACAGCGAACATTGCGCATTGGAACGATGTCGGCGGCATGGTACCTGGATCGTTGTCCACTGAGGCAACCGAGATTTTCCAGGAAGGCTTGCGCCTTGCTTCGGTCAAGCTGATTTCCAGGGGCAAACCCATCCGCTCGGTCATGCAGATCCTGCAGGCCAACACACGCATGCCGGACTTTATGCAAGGCGACCTGTGGGCAGCCATCGCGGCAGCGCGCAGCGGCGCTGCGCGGATTGTCGAATTGAGCAAGAAGTACGGCACTGAGCTGTTCCTCAACGCCGTTGACGATTTCATGGCGTTGGGCGAGAAAGTTTCGCTCAAGGCGTTGCAGAGCGCGCCGCGTGGTCGCTTCAGCATGGAAGAGGTGCAGGATGACGGTCAGTTGTTCAAGATCGTAGTTGAAATAACCGAGACGCAGATGATCGTCGATCTGCGCGACAATCCTGATCAGGCGGTAGGGCCTACCAACCTCAGTCGTGATGGCGCGGTGGTTGCGGCGCAAATGGCGTTCAAAGCAGTCACATCACCGCAAGGCGTTACCAATGGCGGTACGTTCCGGCCCTTGCAGGTCCTGACCCGAGCAGGATCATTGTTCGATGCGCAAGCCCCGGCCGCCGAGGGTTTCTATTTCGAGAACCTGATCCGCGTTCATGACTTGATCTTGCGCTGCCTGGCTCGGCATATGCCAGAGCGCTTGTCGGCGGGCAACTTCGCCTCGGTTTGCGCCACCATCATCGGTGGTGTGCATCCCGATACCGGACGCATGTTTACATTGGTCGAGCCGGAAATCGGCGGGTGGGGCGCGGAGCACGGGCGTGACGGCAATAACGCTGTGTACTCGGGCCTCCACGGCGAGACCTATAACTGCCCGGTAGAGGTGTGTGAGGCACGATACGGCTTGTATGTCGAACGCATGGCGCTAAACGACGAACCGGGAGGGCATGGTCAATATCGTGGTGGGCAGGGTATCCGTATCGATTACCGCGTGCGTTCCGACGCAACCTTTCTGACCTGTGGTTACACCCGATCGGTGGTTGCCCCGTGGGGGCTGGAAGGCGGTGCTGACGGCTCGCCCAACTACATCGAGGTTGTCCGTGCAAGCGGTGAAACCGAGCGGCACGCGATAGCGAGCGGGGTGAACTTGAACGCGGGTGACATCGTTCGTGTACGTACCGGCGCCGGAGGTGGCTATGGCAATCCGGCTTTGCGTAGCCGTGAAACGGTTATCGAAGACTTGAAAAACGGCTATGTCGATGCCGAGACAGCTCGTGCCGTTTATGGCGTATGGGCTTGA
- a CDS encoding aminopeptidase P family protein, which yields MFSKDTYLQRRRALREQLGDGLVLVPGNLDAPVNFAHNVYPFRQDASFAYFFGLNRPGLNGLFDLDTGDESVFGDDVSLDDRIWVGEGIELAQQCAAVGCTARSSAELPVVIAQALGQGRKVHYLPPYRADTTQLLAELLQLHVSNVREQASAALIAAVVGLREIKDAGEIEQIEQALLVANEMHLVAMSATRPGVMEREVVAAMRGVLGRHGLQEAYQPVFSRHGEILHNIEYGSRLEAGDLVVNDAGASSVLGYASDVTRTLPVGGRFLPHQRDLYELLVRVQEQAIAAMRPGLRFAEVHRLAALRMVEGMTELGFFKGSAEQVVESGAYALCFPHGLGHQLGLDVHDMEALGEDNVGYNEEVSRSRLFGLCNLRMGKRLQAGMVLTVEPGIYFIPALIEQWQAEQRHAELICFERFNAFNGFGGMRVEDVVLVGESSARVLGPHTPKRVDEVESAMC from the coding sequence ATGTTTTCGAAAGATACCTATCTACAGCGTCGGCGAGCCTTGCGCGAGCAATTGGGGGATGGCCTGGTCTTGGTGCCCGGCAATCTTGATGCGCCTGTCAACTTTGCTCATAACGTGTACCCGTTTCGCCAGGATGCCAGCTTCGCTTATTTTTTTGGGCTGAACAGACCAGGGCTCAACGGCCTCTTTGACCTTGATACGGGAGATGAAAGCGTATTTGGCGACGACGTCAGTCTCGATGATCGTATCTGGGTGGGAGAGGGCATTGAGTTGGCCCAGCAGTGTGCGGCTGTCGGCTGCACAGCAAGGTCCTCGGCAGAACTGCCCGTCGTCATCGCCCAAGCGCTGGGTCAGGGGCGCAAGGTTCATTACCTGCCCCCTTATCGTGCCGACACGACACAATTGTTAGCCGAGCTTCTGCAGTTGCATGTAAGCAACGTTCGTGAACAGGCATCAGCTGCATTGATCGCCGCGGTTGTGGGGCTGCGCGAGATCAAGGATGCGGGGGAAATCGAGCAGATCGAACAGGCCTTGCTGGTAGCCAACGAAATGCATTTGGTCGCAATGAGCGCGACCCGTCCTGGCGTGATGGAGCGTGAGGTCGTCGCGGCAATGCGTGGCGTGCTTGGTCGCCATGGTTTGCAGGAGGCCTACCAGCCTGTGTTCAGCCGGCATGGAGAGATCCTCCATAACATCGAGTACGGGTCACGTCTGGAGGCGGGTGATCTGGTGGTCAATGACGCAGGTGCCTCGAGTGTGCTGGGCTATGCCAGCGATGTGACCCGTACGCTGCCTGTGGGCGGACGCTTTCTGCCACACCAGCGCGACTTGTACGAGCTTCTGGTGAGGGTCCAGGAGCAGGCTATCGCAGCGATGCGTCCGGGGTTGCGCTTTGCCGAAGTGCACCGATTGGCCGCCCTGCGCATGGTCGAAGGCATGACAGAGCTGGGTTTCTTCAAGGGCAGTGCCGAGCAGGTTGTCGAGTCTGGCGCCTATGCCCTCTGCTTTCCTCATGGACTGGGGCATCAGTTGGGTCTGGATGTTCATGACATGGAGGCACTGGGTGAAGATAACGTGGGTTACAACGAGGAGGTTTCGCGTAGCCGGCTGTTCGGCCTGTGCAACCTGCGCATGGGCAAGCGCTTGCAGGCGGGGATGGTGCTGACGGTCGAGCCCGGCATCTACTTCATTCCCGCTTTGATCGAGCAGTGGCAGGCAGAACAGCGACATGCCGAGTTGATCTGTTTTGAGCGCTTCAACGCCTTCAACGGATTTGGAGGCATGCGCGTCGAAGACGTGGTGCTGGTCGGCGAAAGCTCGGCCAGGGTGCTTGGCCCACATACGCCTAAACGGGTGGACGAGGTCGAATCCGCCATGTGCTGA
- a CDS encoding aspartate/glutamate racemase family protein — MSTFLTSAEPQDVPVSVRWLNPIGSATFDEPIAQLLRSIKQPSTQVEVISLDMQPSPTHLEYRSYEALIYERSVRIARDCAQRDVDALVLGCFYDPVLDDAREISGRTIVVGPCQASLQVAANLANRYSIIVGRNKWIEQMSARVRACGAGERLASMRPLGMGVDEFQCDHALTRRRIIEQARRAVEEDGAEAIILGCTIEFGFFEHVQAEIGVPVIDPVVAAFKMAESLASMKRRFGWVPSRVGSCEPPPEAEIEAFGLFQGAVPIGNCVKA, encoded by the coding sequence ATGAGCACATTCTTGACCTCTGCCGAGCCGCAGGACGTTCCGGTTTCCGTGCGTTGGCTGAACCCGATTGGCAGCGCCACATTCGATGAACCTATCGCGCAACTGCTGCGTTCGATCAAGCAACCTTCAACCCAGGTAGAAGTGATTTCCCTGGATATGCAGCCCAGTCCCACGCACTTGGAATATCGCAGTTACGAAGCCTTGATCTATGAACGAAGCGTGCGGATCGCCAGAGACTGCGCCCAGCGTGATGTCGATGCATTGGTATTGGGCTGTTTCTACGATCCGGTGCTGGACGACGCTCGGGAAATCTCCGGGCGAACCATCGTCGTTGGTCCGTGTCAGGCCAGCTTGCAAGTGGCAGCCAATCTGGCCAATCGGTACTCGATTATTGTTGGGCGTAACAAGTGGATCGAACAGATGAGTGCGCGCGTCAGGGCCTGCGGTGCCGGTGAAAGGCTCGCCTCCATGCGTCCCTTGGGAATGGGTGTCGATGAATTCCAGTGCGACCACGCGCTGACTCGGCGGCGGATCATTGAACAGGCCCGGCGCGCCGTCGAGGAAGATGGTGCCGAGGCGATCATTCTGGGTTGCACCATCGAATTTGGCTTCTTCGAACACGTACAGGCAGAGATCGGCGTGCCGGTCATCGACCCTGTGGTGGCTGCGTTCAAGATGGCTGAGTCGCTGGCCAGCATGAAACGTCGCTTTGGTTGGGTACCCAGCCGGGTGGGCAGTTGTGAACCGCCGCCGGAAGCCGAGATTGAAGCGTTCGGGCTGTTCCAGGGCGCGGTACCCATCGGCAATTGCGTCAAGGCTTGA
- a CDS encoding MFS transporter — MSQLSSAIAADSSTPRDTAPSRGLSVGQVFENFPLTREHLKSCLGLFFVFAIEAWEMMIIVYTAPLIGKDFQLDSLALGNLIGAIFVGMLIGSLVWGKVSERLGRKRSIILSMVLYGAISLMSAFAPNYALFYLLRLLSGVAAVGMLVVTFAHFEELLPVKVRGACTVYLASGWPIGVLLALGATVWLMPLGWRTIIAVSSLGSLWAIAVAYWVPESPYWLASVGRQAEARTVIARLSRGAVQVPMDCALLTEKALRGTHREIFSASMSKVSLLQIAVNFTFSWGYWGLQTWLPTLLQQRGLSLPQSYGFIALSALCMIPGYMLASYLTSRMGRKQVVVSFIAASVLAGYGFANAQSMEMLYFSNFALAFFSMGAWGVWDTWIGELYPTRLRLLGYSWAVFSQRVANILAPSLIGVLVALGTSFNMTTSLINGFMLASVLLALLIPETEGKPLH; from the coding sequence ATGAGCCAACTTTCATCCGCTATTGCTGCAGACTCAAGCACGCCTCGCGACACTGCCCCGTCAAGGGGATTGTCTGTCGGCCAGGTGTTCGAGAACTTCCCGCTGACCCGGGAGCATTTGAAAAGCTGCCTGGGATTGTTTTTCGTGTTTGCTATCGAAGCGTGGGAGATGATGATCATCGTCTACACAGCCCCTTTGATCGGCAAGGACTTTCAACTCGATTCACTGGCGCTCGGAAACCTCATTGGTGCAATCTTCGTCGGTATGCTCATTGGTTCGCTGGTATGGGGCAAGGTTTCGGAACGGCTTGGTCGCAAGCGTTCGATTATCTTGAGCATGGTGTTATACGGCGCCATTTCCCTGATGAGTGCGTTCGCACCCAATTACGCGCTGTTCTACCTGCTGCGTTTGCTCAGTGGCGTGGCAGCCGTCGGCATGCTGGTAGTGACTTTTGCCCATTTTGAAGAGCTATTGCCCGTCAAGGTTCGCGGTGCCTGTACCGTGTACCTGGCTTCGGGTTGGCCCATTGGTGTGCTATTGGCACTGGGCGCCACTGTGTGGCTGATGCCCTTGGGCTGGCGCACGATCATTGCGGTTAGTTCATTGGGAAGTCTGTGGGCGATAGCTGTCGCCTATTGGGTTCCGGAGTCACCTTACTGGCTAGCCTCGGTCGGCCGGCAGGCCGAGGCGCGGACGGTCATTGCCAGGCTTAGTCGTGGTGCCGTGCAGGTGCCCATGGACTGCGCACTGCTGACTGAAAAAGCACTGCGGGGCACCCATCGCGAAATATTTTCTGCAAGCATGAGTAAAGTGAGTCTCCTGCAAATTGCAGTGAACTTTACCTTCTCCTGGGGCTACTGGGGACTGCAGACCTGGTTGCCGACATTACTTCAGCAACGTGGGCTGAGCTTGCCGCAAAGCTATGGGTTCATTGCGCTTTCGGCGCTGTGCATGATTCCTGGCTACATGCTGGCGTCGTACCTCACCAGCCGCATGGGGCGCAAGCAGGTGGTCGTCTCATTCATCGCAGCATCGGTGCTGGCCGGATATGGCTTCGCCAATGCGCAGTCCATGGAAATGCTCTATTTCAGCAACTTTGCCCTGGCGTTCTTCAGCATGGGTGCGTGGGGGGTGTGGGATACCTGGATCGGTGAGTTGTATCCCACTCGCCTGCGATTGCTGGGTTATAGCTGGGCGGTGTTCTCACAGCGTGTGGCGAACATTCTAGCTCCAAGCCTGATTGGTGTACTGGTAGCGCTAGGCACCTCCTTCAACATGACCACGTCCCTGATCAACGGCTTCATGTTGGCAAGTGTGCTGTTGGCGCTGTTGATACCCGAGACTGAAGGCAAGCCATTGCATTGA
- a CDS encoding avidin/streptavidin family protein, translated as MSAAGTWINEYGSIMTLVDEGNILRGVYRSSTGSVGTYEVLGVQIADAATDTRGQALALAISWRSKDDALPDPSWHWTSGLCGQISYQKGQEVLVLAHVLVASSEFPGLAGAGSYIDKLTYRRLANQGVEPSRHYQNDVPANSLTGDWLAKNGTRLTLGVSAGHCQKLGIVSGTIALQSESFEVRGFTDLRADPVDQPLQSVALVAAIGTSEVLSLSGMFDTSSGQMTLLEMTGVSTAPGTSYCQTRMTSTSYRHNSRH; from the coding sequence ATGTCCGCAGCAGGTACCTGGATAAACGAATATGGCTCAATCATGACGCTCGTGGATGAAGGCAATATTCTCCGAGGCGTATATCGGTCGTCCACCGGCTCGGTGGGTACTTATGAAGTGCTCGGTGTACAGATCGCTGATGCCGCGACCGACACCCGAGGGCAAGCGCTGGCCTTGGCGATCTCCTGGCGGTCCAAGGATGACGCACTGCCTGATCCAAGCTGGCATTGGACTTCAGGCTTGTGTGGTCAGATCAGCTATCAAAAGGGGCAGGAAGTACTCGTGCTGGCGCATGTGTTGGTCGCGTCAAGTGAGTTCCCCGGTCTGGCGGGGGCCGGAAGCTACATCGACAAATTGACCTATAGACGCTTAGCCAATCAGGGCGTCGAGCCGTCGCGACATTATCAGAATGACGTCCCAGCCAATTCCCTGACTGGCGATTGGTTGGCAAAAAATGGTACCCGACTCACGCTAGGTGTGAGCGCGGGGCATTGCCAAAAGCTTGGTATCGTTTCCGGCACTATTGCCTTGCAATCCGAAAGCTTCGAGGTTAGAGGCTTCACCGACCTGCGTGCGGATCCTGTTGATCAGCCCCTTCAATCCGTCGCATTGGTAGCAGCTATCGGCACATCGGAGGTTCTATCCTTGTCGGGGATGTTCGACACATCGTCAGGCCAAATGACATTGCTGGAAATGACGGGTGTCTCTACGGCGCCAGGTACCAGTTACTGTCAGACCCGAATGACATCAACGTCCTATCGCCATAACAGCCGGCACTGA
- a CDS encoding isochorismatase family protein, translating to MRQVLLIVDVQSTFSPPEWLVDGVRALSERILTIASVELHDEGITPFQKQLGWHPAAEDESLVEADRVFVKHGYGQTGETIEYIKQLGVERVLVCGIQTETCVLAAGFALFDAGLSPTLVTDLTVGSSLDRSGQLGIKLWEHHFRQVTTRAEILAELDA from the coding sequence ATGCGGCAGGTTTTGCTTATCGTTGATGTGCAGTCCACCTTCAGTCCTCCCGAGTGGCTGGTCGATGGTGTGCGGGCGCTGTCAGAGAGAATCCTTACCATCGCGTCGGTCGAGCTGCATGACGAGGGGATAACCCCGTTCCAAAAGCAACTCGGTTGGCATCCTGCCGCCGAGGATGAAAGCCTGGTCGAGGCTGACCGAGTGTTTGTAAAGCATGGCTACGGGCAGACCGGTGAAACGATCGAGTACATCAAGCAGTTAGGCGTCGAACGCGTGCTGGTGTGTGGGATCCAGACCGAAACCTGCGTACTTGCCGCCGGTTTCGCACTCTTTGATGCGGGGCTGTCGCCGACGCTGGTGACTGACCTGACGGTGGGCTCCTCCCTGGATCGCTCGGGGCAGTTGGGGATCAAACTGTGGGAACACCACTTCCGTCAGGTCACCACTCGAGCCGAAATTCTGGCCGAGCTCGACGCTTAG
- a CDS encoding DUF2986 domain-containing protein, translating to MNRRKKIKQLLTAHAKKASAKLAPKSKPKYISKADRLKLEAESSQEPTVAPES from the coding sequence ATGAATCGCCGCAAGAAAATCAAGCAACTGCTGACGGCTCACGCCAAAAAAGCCAGCGCCAAACTGGCTCCGAAGAGCAAACCTAAATACATCAGCAAAGCTGACCGACTGAAACTGGAAGCCGAATCCAGCCAGGAACCAACTGTGGCACCTGAAAGCTGA
- a CDS encoding nitronate monooxygenase family protein translates to MRSPLFKTPITEMLGIAHPILCGGMGPGVSDADYVAAVVNAGGMGFIVAAGFADPDEFREQLRRCKQLTAGKGFGVNLYLSRQAQGLERMHEQLAIVAEEGVLCVETSGASPEGILPILREAGIKVLHKVAAARYARSAARLGVDAVIVVGNDCGGHPGVYGISSMVQAAQVPNEVSVPVVIGGGIGTGRQLAATLTMGADAVLMGSRMLVAEELWIHRNYKDLLVRSDGTESVIVKTGLRDHHRVYNNQSAKAVAALDAAGASDFEQYRAHVMGSLSTQAYQTGDSALGMLDFGPSVVFADAVKPVEAIFDEILDDAKKALQRLGQLHDAA, encoded by the coding sequence ATGCGCAGCCCCCTGTTCAAAACGCCAATTACCGAAATGCTCGGCATCGCTCACCCCATTCTGTGCGGCGGCATGGGCCCGGGGGTGTCTGATGCCGACTATGTTGCGGCGGTAGTCAATGCCGGCGGCATGGGTTTTATAGTGGCTGCGGGCTTCGCTGATCCCGATGAATTCCGTGAGCAACTGCGCCGCTGCAAGCAGCTGACTGCGGGCAAGGGCTTTGGCGTCAACCTGTACCTGTCTCGTCAAGCGCAAGGCCTTGAGCGTATGCATGAACAGTTGGCGATCGTCGCTGAGGAGGGTGTGTTGTGCGTGGAGACGTCGGGTGCAAGTCCCGAGGGCATCCTGCCGATTCTGCGTGAAGCGGGGATCAAAGTGCTGCACAAGGTGGCCGCGGCGCGTTATGCCCGCTCGGCCGCAAGGCTTGGGGTAGATGCGGTGATTGTTGTCGGTAACGACTGTGGTGGCCATCCGGGCGTCTATGGCATCAGCAGTATGGTTCAGGCGGCGCAGGTGCCTAACGAAGTCAGTGTCCCAGTGGTTATTGGTGGCGGCATCGGCACGGGGCGGCAATTGGCAGCAACGTTGACCATGGGCGCGGACGCCGTATTGATGGGATCGCGCATGCTGGTCGCCGAGGAGTTGTGGATACACCGCAATTACAAGGATTTGCTGGTGCGCAGCGACGGCACCGAAAGCGTGATCGTGAAGACCGGGTTGCGCGATCATCACCGGGTTTACAACAACCAAAGCGCCAAGGCCGTTGCTGCCCTGGATGCTGCCGGTGCAAGCGACTTCGAGCAGTACCGGGCTCATGTAATGGGCTCGCTGAGCACTCAAGCATATCAGACTGGCGACAGCGCCCTGGGCATGCTCGACTTCGGCCCATCGGTTGTGTTCGCCGACGCCGTAAAGCCTGTAGAGGCCATCTTCGATGAAATACTCGACGATGCCAAAAAAGCACTTCAGCGTCTTGGGCAGCTACACGACGCCGCCTAG
- a CDS encoding TonB-dependent receptor domain-containing protein, which translates to MLFTPKKLSLLISSLCWLSPYAQTAQAAESVTNVDGQVELLPTTVEGKHDKDAEGRNKVYAENVTNLYLGREELERYQNSNPADVFKGLNGVYSMDSRNGTALSPNIRGLSGEGRVPLTVDGTEQSTNVWLQVYGAGNRNYVDPALFRSISVEKGPSLTRGVKSGVGGAVSVRTIDADDIIAGGDTFGFDLKLETSGSTVKPRVDANDYFGRDYRDIPGAVLGADKNVNIPQPVPRTRGHNDTLNFDDNAVMFAVAGRTDFSDLLVSYSERKKGNYFAGKQGAGAYSNNDAYARDSAAYFPNLTKLYKPGNEILSTSSDTSTLLAKNNWYLADNHKIGLSFMRTDLEFAETSPGQAVVMLGFAEELEKQAFRDQLVAEYPKSEIRLDTYKLSHEWKPEGSRWIDLQSNLWMTKTDGERHQTGSGAYYVKEYDTLLEDWKACKAGKPPVSTPDALWNCYIRPELNPFLNAPKPEPDPNVDARVFAGSAQWTSHDRTGFDFSNMIVLRDNLHLTMAGEFQREKLDERVTELDLSGGIGIGIGGSNFHYATANYGPRSGDRREYAGSMNLEWQALPWLTLTAGTRYNRYSAFDEGLADRRRNRVAGSKINQQKTGVQLDYGQLMTDAEAIRLKTLDAAAIQALSQVTPADSEKWANEKIATPAMAAHLAAQKAFLDFSGKGTHLANNGAYYWLRSVAVPLVDGKVDASQSPFANGSLDASAVVQDAQGNSGEYAVITPISSPRGSNIYALPAAGDEWAEPEKQSGHAWSPVFSATARVTEYGSLFGRYAQVTRFPSIFEVASTSVGMDGGSLATRGATKPERSTNWEIGYAHDLTQFFPDLQLADARLSYFDTTIEDFIERDIYLNVIQFDEKKTTGIEFQSRFDSGRFFGGVGATYRLKQELCDKDYAYSFDVFKNRMPECMTGGFPDTLTASSLQPRYSINTDLGTRLFNERLELGMRSVYHAKAENKDLDDLLNTDYGHDIWVQNSASPLYWKSVLLHDAYARVRVDKHLDLNMGITNLTDRYYMDPMSKIPVPGPGRTLTVGMRARF; encoded by the coding sequence ATGTTGTTTACGCCAAAGAAGCTGTCGCTGCTGATATCGAGTCTGTGCTGGTTAAGTCCTTACGCGCAGACGGCACAAGCGGCGGAGTCAGTGACAAACGTGGACGGTCAGGTCGAGTTGCTGCCCACCACGGTCGAGGGCAAGCACGACAAAGACGCAGAAGGGCGCAACAAGGTCTATGCAGAGAACGTAACCAACCTCTATCTGGGCCGCGAAGAGCTGGAGCGGTACCAGAACAGTAATCCGGCCGATGTGTTCAAGGGACTCAACGGCGTCTACAGCATGGACTCGCGCAACGGCACTGCGCTGTCACCGAATATCCGGGGCTTGTCTGGTGAAGGTCGGGTGCCGTTGACCGTCGATGGCACCGAACAGTCGACCAACGTTTGGTTGCAAGTCTACGGCGCGGGTAACCGCAACTATGTCGACCCGGCACTGTTTCGCAGCATTTCGGTGGAGAAGGGGCCTTCCCTGACCCGTGGGGTAAAAAGTGGCGTGGGCGGAGCGGTGAGTGTGCGCACCATCGATGCCGATGACATCATTGCGGGCGGTGACACCTTCGGTTTCGACCTCAAGCTGGAAACTTCCGGCAGCACGGTCAAGCCCCGCGTCGATGCCAACGACTACTTCGGACGTGATTACCGTGACATCCCTGGCGCGGTATTGGGGGCGGACAAAAACGTCAACATTCCACAACCGGTGCCGCGCACCCGTGGCCATAACGACACGCTCAATTTCGACGACAACGCGGTGATGTTCGCCGTTGCCGGGCGTACGGATTTCAGTGATCTACTGGTCTCTTATAGCGAGCGCAAGAAGGGCAACTACTTCGCCGGCAAACAGGGCGCTGGCGCCTATAGCAACAATGACGCCTATGCCCGCGACAGCGCCGCCTATTTCCCCAACCTGACCAAACTCTACAAGCCAGGTAACGAGATTCTCAGCACCTCCAGTGATACCAGTACGCTGCTGGCCAAGAACAACTGGTACCTGGCGGACAACCACAAGATTGGCCTGAGTTTCATGCGTACCGATCTGGAGTTTGCCGAGACCAGTCCCGGTCAGGCGGTGGTGATGCTCGGTTTTGCCGAAGAGCTGGAAAAGCAGGCGTTTCGTGATCAACTGGTGGCCGAATACCCCAAGTCCGAAATTCGTCTCGATACCTACAAACTCAGCCATGAGTGGAAGCCGGAGGGCTCGCGCTGGATCGATCTGCAAAGCAACTTGTGGATGACCAAGACCGATGGCGAGCGCCATCAGACCGGTAGCGGTGCTTACTACGTCAAGGAGTACGACACATTGCTGGAGGACTGGAAGGCCTGCAAAGCTGGCAAGCCGCCAGTCAGCACGCCTGATGCTCTGTGGAACTGCTACATCCGCCCGGAGCTCAATCCATTCCTCAATGCGCCCAAGCCTGAACCCGACCCTAATGTCGATGCGCGTGTGTTCGCCGGTAGCGCACAGTGGACCAGTCATGACCGCACCGGTTTTGATTTCAGCAACATGATTGTGCTGCGTGACAACCTGCACCTGACGATGGCTGGCGAGTTTCAACGCGAGAAGCTTGACGAGCGTGTGACCGAACTCGACCTCAGTGGCGGTATCGGTATCGGCATCGGTGGCTCGAACTTTCACTACGCCACGGCCAACTATGGCCCGCGCTCGGGCGATCGTCGTGAGTACGCCGGCAGCATGAACCTGGAATGGCAGGCCTTGCCATGGCTGACGCTTACCGCCGGCACTCGCTACAACCGTTACTCGGCCTTCGATGAGGGACTGGCTGATCGGCGCCGCAATCGGGTCGCCGGATCGAAAATCAACCAGCAGAAAACTGGTGTGCAGCTTGATTACGGCCAACTGATGACTGACGCCGAGGCCATCCGCCTCAAGACGCTGGATGCCGCCGCGATTCAGGCGCTCAGCCAGGTAACGCCTGCCGACTCGGAAAAATGGGCTAACGAGAAAATAGCCACGCCGGCCATGGCCGCGCACCTAGCTGCGCAAAAGGCTTTTCTCGACTTTTCCGGCAAGGGCACGCACTTGGCCAACAATGGCGCCTACTACTGGCTGCGAAGCGTGGCGGTGCCTTTGGTTGACGGCAAAGTGGACGCCTCGCAGAGCCCATTTGCCAATGGCTCCCTGGACGCCTCGGCAGTGGTCCAGGACGCCCAGGGCAACAGCGGCGAGTACGCGGTTATCACCCCGATCAGCTCGCCGCGCGGTTCCAATATCTATGCGCTGCCTGCTGCCGGTGATGAATGGGCCGAGCCGGAGAAACAATCGGGGCATGCCTGGTCGCCGGTATTTTCGGCTACCGCGCGGGTGACCGAGTACGGCAGTCTGTTTGGGCGTTATGCCCAAGTCACGCGGTTTCCGAGCATCTTTGAGGTGGCGTCGACGTCGGTAGGGATGGATGGTGGCAGTCTCGCAACCCGCGGTGCAACCAAGCCTGAGCGCAGCACCAACTGGGAGATTGGCTATGCCCACGACTTGACGCAGTTCTTCCCTGACCTGCAATTGGCCGATGCGCGCCTGAGCTATTTCGACACCACCATCGAAGACTTCATCGAGCGCGATATCTACCTCAACGTCATTCAGTTCGACGAGAAAAAAACCACCGGCATCGAGTTCCAGTCACGTTTTGACAGCGGACGTTTCTTCGGTGGCGTCGGGGCGACTTACCGGCTCAAGCAGGAGCTGTGTGACAAGGATTACGCCTACAGCTTCGACGTGTTCAAAAATCGTATGCCCGAATGCATGACCGGCGGGTTCCCCGACACCTTGACCGCCAGCAGCCTGCAACCGCGCTACTCGATCAATACCGATCTGGGCACGCGACTGTTCAACGAGCGGCTGGAGTTGGGCATGCGTTCGGTCTACCACGCCAAGGCAGAAAACAAAGACCTCGATGACCTGCTCAATACCGATTATGGCCATGACATCTGGGTGCAGAACAGCGCCAGCCCACTGTACTGGAAGTCGGTTTTGCTGCACGACGCCTACGCCAGGGTGCGGGTCGATAAACATCTCGACCTGAACATGGGCATTACCAACCTCACCGACCGCTATTACATGGACCCGATGTCGAAAATTCCTGTTCCAGGCCCAGGGCGCACCCTCACGGTGGGCATGCGCGCACGGTTCTGA